The proteins below come from a single Acinonyx jubatus isolate Ajub_Pintada_27869175 chromosome A1, VMU_Ajub_asm_v1.0, whole genome shotgun sequence genomic window:
- the PELO gene encoding protein pelota homolog: MKLVRKDIEKDNAGQVTLVPEEPEDMWHTYNLVQVGDSLRASTIRKVQTESSTGSVGSNRVRTTLTLCVEAIDFDSQACQLRVKGTNIQENEYVKMGAYHTIELEPNRQFTLAKKQWDSVVLERIEQACDPAWSADVAAVVMQEGLAHICLVTPSMTLTRAKVEVNIPRKRKGNCSQHDRALERFYEQVVQGIQRHINFDVVKCILVASPGFVREQFCDYMFQQAVKTDNKVLLENRSKFLQVHASSGHKYSLKEALCDPSVASRLSDTKAAGEVKALDDFYKMLQHEPDRAFYGLKQVEKANEAMAIDTLLISDELFRHQDVATRSRYVKLVDSVKENAGTVRIFSSLHVSGEQLSQLTGVAAILRFPVPELSDQEDDSSSEED, from the exons ATGAAGCTCGTGAGGAAGGACATTGAGAAAGACAATGCGGGCCAGGTGACCCTGGTCCCCGAAGAACCTGAGGACATGTGGCACACCTACAATCTAGTGCAGGTGGGCGACAGCTTGCGTGCCTCCACCATCCGCAAGGTACAGACTGAGTCCTCCACGGGCAGCGTAGGAAGCAACCGGGTCCGCACTACTCTCACTCTCTGCGTGGAGGCCATCGATTTTGACTCTCAAGCCTGCCAGCTGCGGGTTAAGGGGACCAACATCCAAGAGAATGAGTATGTCAAGATGGGGGCTTACCACACCATCGAGCTGGAGCCCAACCGCCAGTTCACGCTGGCCAAGAAACAGTGGGACAGTGTGGTTCTGGAGCGCATCGAGCAGGCCTGTGACCCAGCCTGGAGCGCAGATGTGGCGGCTGTGGTCATGCAGGAAGGCCTCGCCCATATCTGCTTAGTCACTCCCAGCATGACCCTCACTCGGGCCAAGGTGGAGGTGAACATCCCTAGGAAACGGAAAGGCAACTGTTCCCAGCATGACCGGGCCTTGGAGCGATTCTACGAACAGGTGGTCCAGGGTATCCAGCGCCACATAAACTTTGATGTTGTGAAGTGCATCCTGGTGGCCAGCCCAGGATTCGTGAGGGAGCAGTTCTGCGACTACATGTTTCAACAAGCAGTGAAGACCGACAACAAAGTGCTCCTGGAAAACCGGTCCAAATTCCTTCAG GTACATGCCTCCTCTGGACACAAGTACTCCCTGAAAGAGGCCCTTTGTGACCCTTCTGTAGCTAGCCGCCTTTCAGACACTAAAGCCGCTGGGGAAGTAAAGGCTTTGGATGACTTCTATAAAATGTTACAACATGAACCTGACCGAGCTTTTTATGGACTCAAGCAGGTAGAGAAGGCCAATGAGGCTATGGCAATCGACACATTGCTCATCAGTGATGAGCTTTTCAGGCACCAGGATGTAGCCACACGGAGCCGATATGTGAAGCTGGTGGACAGTGTGAAAGAGAATGCGGGCACTGTTAGGATATTCTCTAGTCTTCATGTATCTGGAGaacagctcagtcagttgactggaGTGGCTGCCATTCTCCGCTTCCCTGTCCCTGAACTCTCTGACCAAGAGGATGATTCCAGTTCTGAGGAAGATTAA